A genomic region of Branchiostoma lanceolatum isolate klBraLanc5 chromosome 4, klBraLanc5.hap2, whole genome shotgun sequence contains the following coding sequences:
- the LOC136433567 gene encoding L-2-hydroxyglutarate dehydrogenase, mitochondrial-like isoform X1, which yields MAAHGKFVFRVCTGILGRNASLLKPHTASASLQIIAIGRRQFCSSNTGQTAEFDVVIVGGGIVGLAAARELLLRHPQLKLAVLEKEKELASHQSGHNSGVIHSGIYYTPGSLKARLCVEGLELAYKYCDDNNIPYKKCGKLIVAVDQEEVPRLEKLYERGQQNGVKGLRLVGAEEIREMEPHCRGVKALDSPNTGIVDWGEVAKSYGSNFQQNGGQVFTEFEVTDFKTTKESQGDSAEGLKYPVTIVGQNKQTVQARYVLSCGGLYSDRLAEKSGCSSVPKIVGFRGDYLLLKPEKCHLVKGNIYPVPNPAFPFLGVHFTPRMDGSMWLGPNAVLAFKREGYKLLDFNLKDTVDALGFKGLRKLVYKHWQFGVGELYRGFNMAAQVKQLQRYVPELRVQDVTRGPSGVRAQALDEEGQLVDDFVFDGGVGELGSRMLHVRNAPSPAATSSLAIAKMIADEVQNKFEL from the exons ATGGCGGCTCACGGAAAATTTGTCTTCCGGGTTTGTACCGGAATTTTGGGCAGAAATGCGTCGCTTTTAAAGCCGCACACAGCTAGTGCTTCATTACAGATAATAGCGATAGGGAGGAGACAGTTTTGTAGCAG TAATACAGGGCAGACGGCCGAGTTTGATGTGGTGATAGTTGGAGGAGGGATTGTTGGCTTGGCTGCTGCTCGGGAGCTCCTTCTCAGACACCCACAACTCAAGCTAGCTGTCCTGGAGAAAGAGAAGGAGCTAG CATCCCATCAGAGCGGGCACAACAGCGGAGTGATCCACAGCGGCATCTACTACACACCTGGCTCTCTGAAGGCACGGCTGTGTGTGGAGGGGCTGGAGCTGGCCTACAAGTACTGTGATGACAACAACATTCCATACAAGAAGTGTGGAAAG CTGATAGTAGCGGTAGACCAGGAGGAGGTACCGAGGCTAGAGAAGCTGTATGAACGAGGACAGCAGAACGGCGTGAAGGGACTCCGCCTCGTCGGGGCTGAGGAGATCAGGGAGATGGAGCCGCACTGTCGG GGAGTAAAAGCTCTGGACTCCCCCAACACTGGAATAGTGGACTGGGGTGAGGTGGCAAAATCCTATGGCAGCAACTTCCAGCAAAATGGGGGACAGGTTTTCACTGAGTTTGAGGTTACAGATTTCAAAACAACCAAGGAGAGCCAAGGAGACAGTGCAGAAG GTCTGAAGTATCCTGTGACAATAGTCGGGCAAAACAAG CAAACAGTCCAGGCGCGGTACGTGTTGTCCTGCGGGGGCCTTTACTCAGACAGACTGGCGGAGAAGTCAGGGTGCAGCAGTGTGCCAAAGATTGTGGGGTTCCGGGGGGACTACCTGCTGCTGAAGCCGGAGAAGTGCCACCTGGTCAAGGGCAACATCTACCCT GTTCCCAACCCTGCATTCCCCTTCCTGGGGGTCCACTTCACACCAAGGATGGATGGTAGCATGTGGCTCGGGCCAAACGCTGTCCTTGCTTTCAAGAGGGAAGGCTACAAGCTACTGGATTTCAACCTTAAGGACACTGTAGATGCTCTAGGCTTCAA GGGGCTGCGTAAACTGGTGTACAAACACTGGCAGTTCGGTGTGGGGGAGCTGTATAGAGGcttcaacatggccgcccagGTCAAACAGCTGCAGAGATATGTGCCTGAACTCAGGGTACAGGACGTCACCAG GGGCCCGTCAGGTGTGCGTGCCCAGGCCCTGGACGAGGAGGGGCAGCTAGTGGATGACTTTGTGTTCGACGGCGGAGTCGGAGAGCTGGGCAGTCGGATGTTACATGTCAGGAACGCCCCGTCTCCTGCCGCCACCTCGTCTCTCGCCATCGCCAAAATGATCGCGGATGAGGTCCAGAACAAGTTTGAACTTTAA
- the LOC136433556 gene encoding coiled-coil domain-containing protein 86-like, which yields MEVQLGRKDQDSLGESEDHETARKTQDPPPTRGGSVGGVPAQTYEAVDGTTVVIPRGKPKSGKFWKTVRSERHTSIKKDKPLRTTWNKKMQQRAERQSIKSFEKELKELKQKKLEEKRKRQEEHKKQKLENERKSEIVQPIKNTAKIKRMKKKQLRQIQKRDTGNIGRVVNEVK from the exons ATGGAGGTACAACTCGGTAGAAAGGATCAAGATTCTTTAGGTGAAAGTGAGGACCACGAGACCGCCAGAAAAACACAAGATCCCCCGCCAACTCGCGGCGGTAGCGTTGGTGGCGTGCCTGCACAAACCTATGAGGCAGTAGACGGGACCACTGTAGTCATTCCTCGCGGGAAGCCCAAGTCTGGGAAATTCTGGAAAACTGTCCGATCGGAAAG ACATACAAGCATCAAGAAAGATAAACCCCTGAGGACCACATGGAACAAGAAGATGCAGCAGAGAGCAGAAAGACAGTCCATCAAATCTTTTGAAAAAGAACTGAAAGAGTTGAAACAGAAAAAGCTGGAG gaaaaaagaaagagaCAGGAGGAACACAAGAAACAGAAGCTTGAAAATGAGAGGAAATCAGAGATTGTGCAGCCG ATCAAGAACACAGCAAAGATCAAGAGGATGAAGAAGAAGCAGTTGAGACAGATACAGAAACGGGACACTGGCAACATCGGGAGAGttgttaatgaagtgaaataA
- the LOC136433570 gene encoding juvenile hormone acid O-methyltransferase-like isoform X1: protein MDPDSSGGYTKARSMQLRDALLLLGQHLAWRDGDAVLDVGCGTGEMARHIADQKEVATVVGLDISKDMVNFATSNNTSEKASFHVLDIQEESGIREDWRGKFTKAVSFHTVHWIPHKERFLANVHLCLEKGGELLFNLFAGVPAIKVARDIKTHPKWREYLTDYTLKLYEWPKGDVAGMSHMLEECGFEVVTCEVHTLTFKFDSLEKEKAFSRPLLGHLQYIPEEKQDDFLEDAISMARGLYQKDEQGRVIWEMPQIVVHARKL, encoded by the exons ATGGACCCGGATTCGTCAGGCGGTTACACGAAAGCCCGCTCCATGCAGCTCCGCGACGCGCTCCTGCTCCTCGGCCAGCACCTGGCCTGGCGGGACGGGGACGCCGTGCTGGACGTGGGTTGTGGAACGGGGGAGATGGCAAG GCACATCGCAGATCAGAAGGAGGTCGCAACAGTGGTGGGACTGGACATTTCCAAGGACATGGTCAACTTTGCTACCTCCAACAACACGTCAGAGAAAGCCTCTTTCCACGTGCTGGACATCCAGGAGGAGTCTGGCATCAGGGAAGACTGGCGGGGGAAGTTTACCAAGGCCGTCAGCTTCCACACGGTGCACTGGATACCGCACAAGGAAAGGTTTCTGGCGAATGTTCATCTGTGTTTGGAGAAAG GTGGCGAACTTCTCTTCAACCTGTTTGCAGGGGTCCCAGCTATCAAGGTAGCGCGTGACATCAAAACCCATCCCAAGTGGCGGGAATATCTAACGGACTACACTCTGAAGTTATACGAGTGGCCCAAAGGAGACGTTGCTGGCATGTCACACATGCTGGAGGAGTGCGGGTTCGAGGTGGTGACGTGTGAAGTCCATACCCTCACTTTCAAGTTCGATTCCTTGGAAAAAGAAAAGGCGTTTTCTCGCCCACTGCTggggcatttacagtacatcccTGAGGAAAAACAGGACGACTTTCTGGAGGACGCCATCAGTATGGCTCGTGGGCTGTACCAGAAAGATGAACAGGGGCGGGTTATATGGGAGATGCCTCAAATTGTGGTGCACGCGCGGAAGCTGTAG
- the LOC136433571 gene encoding countin-3-like, whose amino-acid sequence MKSVAVVLAVLLASQCLAARPPPRRTVRAGSLSFSQSFKPSKVDLDLCKFCIDFSQQAIQQLLNIILQVGVVGTCADLCQALADKTGSQALGVACNLLCDIEGVKEFVNLIEKADLDPIYYCELLKQCTIKDDGDAKITSLGVNPMSGPQGTFIIDVEYESKNGTGTGELVVDIDTVDGIPLGQGFITEAQEAGKYGQKISLKAEPNPDCDPTQGPCESFQPGNYGVRVAICNGECGSKHPHSKIYDQGMTNFTITG is encoded by the exons ATGAAG TCCGTCGCCGTGGTTCTTGCCGTTCTCCTGGCATCCCAGTGCCTGGCtgcccgcccccctccccgccgGACGGTTAGGGCTGGCAGCTTATCTTTTAGCCAGTCCTTCAAGCCCAGCAAAGTGGACTTGGACCTCTGCAAGTTCTGCATAGACTTTAGTCAGCAGGCAATTCAGCAACTACTGAACATCATCCTTC AGGTCGGCGTGGTGGGAACCTGTGCGGACCTGTGCCAGGCTCTGGCAGACAAGACCGGCAGCCAGGCACTGGGCGTGGCCTGCAACCTGCTGTGTGACATCGAGGGCGTGAAGGAATTCGTCAATCTGATTGAAAA GGCTGACTTGGACCCGATCTACTACTGCGAGCTGCTCAAGCAGTGCACAATTAAGGACGACGGCGATGCCAAAATCACCTCTCTCGGCGTCAACCCCATGTCTGGACCACAAG GAACTTTCATCATCGACGTTGAGTACGAGTCCAAGAACGGCACGGGGACGGGTGAACTGGTGGTAGATATCGACACCGTGGACGGCATCCCACTGG GCCAGGGCTTCATCACAGAGGCACAAGAAGCAGGGAAGTACGGACAAAAGATCTCCCTGAAGGCAGAGCCGAACCCAGACTGTGATCCCACACAGGGTCCGTGTGAGAGCTTTCAGCCGGGGAACTACGGGGTGAGAGTCG CCATCTGCAATGGTGAGTGTGGCAGTAAGCATCCCCACAGCAAGATCTATGACCAGGGGATGACCAACTTCACTATCACCGGCTAG
- the LOC136433570 gene encoding juvenile hormone acid O-methyltransferase-like isoform X2: MLCCSYDGVVKKKSGLGATCVTRHIADQKEVATVVGLDISKDMVNFATSNNTSEKASFHVLDIQEESGIREDWRGKFTKAVSFHTVHWIPHKERFLANVHLCLEKGGELLFNLFAGVPAIKVARDIKTHPKWREYLTDYTLKLYEWPKGDVAGMSHMLEECGFEVVTCEVHTLTFKFDSLEKEKAFSRPLLGHLQYIPEEKQDDFLEDAISMARGLYQKDEQGRVIWEMPQIVVHARKL, translated from the exons ATGTTGTGCTGTTCGTACGATGGCGTCGTCAAAAAAAAGAGTGGGCTGGGGGCTACGTGTGTTACAAG GCACATCGCAGATCAGAAGGAGGTCGCAACAGTGGTGGGACTGGACATTTCCAAGGACATGGTCAACTTTGCTACCTCCAACAACACGTCAGAGAAAGCCTCTTTCCACGTGCTGGACATCCAGGAGGAGTCTGGCATCAGGGAAGACTGGCGGGGGAAGTTTACCAAGGCCGTCAGCTTCCACACGGTGCACTGGATACCGCACAAGGAAAGGTTTCTGGCGAATGTTCATCTGTGTTTGGAGAAAG GTGGCGAACTTCTCTTCAACCTGTTTGCAGGGGTCCCAGCTATCAAGGTAGCGCGTGACATCAAAACCCATCCCAAGTGGCGGGAATATCTAACGGACTACACTCTGAAGTTATACGAGTGGCCCAAAGGAGACGTTGCTGGCATGTCACACATGCTGGAGGAGTGCGGGTTCGAGGTGGTGACGTGTGAAGTCCATACCCTCACTTTCAAGTTCGATTCCTTGGAAAAAGAAAAGGCGTTTTCTCGCCCACTGCTggggcatttacagtacatcccTGAGGAAAAACAGGACGACTTTCTGGAGGACGCCATCAGTATGGCTCGTGGGCTGTACCAGAAAGATGAACAGGGGCGGGTTATATGGGAGATGCCTCAAATTGTGGTGCACGCGCGGAAGCTGTAG
- the LOC136433567 gene encoding L-2-hydroxyglutarate dehydrogenase, mitochondrial-like isoform X3, protein MAAHGKFVFRVCTGILGRNASLLKPHTASASLQIIAIGRRQFCSSNTGQTAEFDVVIVGGGIVGLAAARELLLRHPQLKLAVLEKEKELASHQSGHNSGVIHSGIYYTPGSLKARLCVEGLELAYKYCDDNNIPYKKCGKLIVAVDQEEVPRLEKLYERGQQNGVKGLRLVGAEEIREMEPHCRGVKALDSPNTGIVDWGEVAKSYGSNFQQNGGQVFTEFEVTDFKTTKESQGDSAEGLKYPVTIVGQNKQTVQARYVLSCGGLYSDRLAEKSGCSSVPKIVGFRGDYLLLKPEKCHLVKGNIYPVPNPRFPWLGVHFTPRVDDSVLLGPNAVLVFKREGYKMLDFDLTDTLDAVAFKGLRKLVYKHWQFGVGELYRGFNMAAQVKQLQRYVPELRVQDVTRGPSGVRAQALDEEGQLVDDFVFDGGVGELGSRMLHVRNAPSPAATSSLAIAKMIADEVQNKFEL, encoded by the exons ATGGCGGCTCACGGAAAATTTGTCTTCCGGGTTTGTACCGGAATTTTGGGCAGAAATGCGTCGCTTTTAAAGCCGCACACAGCTAGTGCTTCATTACAGATAATAGCGATAGGGAGGAGACAGTTTTGTAGCAG TAATACAGGGCAGACGGCCGAGTTTGATGTGGTGATAGTTGGAGGAGGGATTGTTGGCTTGGCTGCTGCTCGGGAGCTCCTTCTCAGACACCCACAACTCAAGCTAGCTGTCCTGGAGAAAGAGAAGGAGCTAG CATCCCATCAGAGCGGGCACAACAGCGGAGTGATCCACAGCGGCATCTACTACACACCTGGCTCTCTGAAGGCACGGCTGTGTGTGGAGGGGCTGGAGCTGGCCTACAAGTACTGTGATGACAACAACATTCCATACAAGAAGTGTGGAAAG CTGATAGTAGCGGTAGACCAGGAGGAGGTACCGAGGCTAGAGAAGCTGTATGAACGAGGACAGCAGAACGGCGTGAAGGGACTCCGCCTCGTCGGGGCTGAGGAGATCAGGGAGATGGAGCCGCACTGTCGG GGAGTAAAAGCTCTGGACTCCCCCAACACTGGAATAGTGGACTGGGGTGAGGTGGCAAAATCCTATGGCAGCAACTTCCAGCAAAATGGGGGACAGGTTTTCACTGAGTTTGAGGTTACAGATTTCAAAACAACCAAGGAGAGCCAAGGAGACAGTGCAGAAG GTCTGAAGTATCCTGTGACAATAGTCGGGCAAAACAAG CAAACAGTCCAGGCGCGGTACGTGTTGTCCTGCGGGGGCCTTTACTCAGACAGACTGGCGGAGAAGTCAGGGTGCAGCAGTGTGCCAAAGATTGTGGGGTTCCGGGGGGACTACCTGCTGCTGAAGCCGGAGAAGTGCCACCTGGTCAAGGGCAACATCTACCCT GTGCCTAACCCCCGGTTCCCATGGCTCGGTGTACACTTCACCCCCCGTGTGGACGACAGCGTGTTGCTCGGTCCAAACGCTGTGTTAGTCTTCAAGAGGGAGGGTTACAAGATGCTGGATTTTGATCTGACTGACACGTTAGATGCTGTAGCATTCAA GGGGCTGCGTAAACTGGTGTACAAACACTGGCAGTTCGGTGTGGGGGAGCTGTATAGAGGcttcaacatggccgcccagGTCAAACAGCTGCAGAGATATGTGCCTGAACTCAGGGTACAGGACGTCACCAG GGGCCCGTCAGGTGTGCGTGCCCAGGCCCTGGACGAGGAGGGGCAGCTAGTGGATGACTTTGTGTTCGACGGCGGAGTCGGAGAGCTGGGCAGTCGGATGTTACATGTCAGGAACGCCCCGTCTCCTGCCGCCACCTCGTCTCTCGCCATCGCCAAAATGATCGCGGATGAGGTCCAGAACAAGTTTGAACTTTAA
- the LOC136433553 gene encoding ninjurin-1-like produces MLSSNRTGNANGDLRGKSKLKSFDVGVNTEESSITVINILATRPIKDVNLFSLKKTVALALFDITVLAANTAQVKFVRHNYNEEDLGVYRFTMVMLGLSIILLVATAAVLLYMATFNIERDNVYETTGRKAHVTNDIIASLVLVITIVNVLVAVFGCEPKAWPS; encoded by the exons ATGCTATCCTCCAACCGCACTGGGAACGCCAACGGTGACTTAAGAGGGAAGTCCAAGTTGAAATCCTTTGATGTCGGAGTGAACACAGAGGAGAGCTCCATTACTGTAATA AACATATTGGCAACCCGCCCCATCAAAGATGTGAACCTCTTCTCTCTGAAGAAGACCGTCGCTCTCGCCCTGTTTGACATCACCGTTCTGGCCGCGAACACGGCACAG GTCAAGTTCGTGCGGCACAATTACAATGAAGAGGACCTGGGAGTGTACAGGTTCACCATGGTCATGCTGGGACTGTCCATCATCCTCCTGGTGGCAACCGCCGCCGTCTTACTCTACATGGCGACCTTCAACATAGAGCGGGACAACGTATACGAAACGACCGGGCGGAAAGCTCACGTTACTAACGATATCATTGCTTCGTTGGTATTGGTAATCACGATTGTCAATGTTCTTGTCGCTGTGTTTGGCTGTGAACCCAAGGCATGGCCCTCCTAA
- the LOC136433558 gene encoding countin-3-like produces the protein MKSVAVVLAVLLAYQCLAVLPPPRHQGRPGLGGSWSMSQTFKPSNVNDRDKCKFCVDFAHSAIQTIGEAIVEGGLTKGCQELCSIVANKTGSEAVGLACDGLCVLVGFDEFVHAFEKADVDPIYYCELLNQCPIVDNGDATITNLTVTPKSGPQGDFFVDVEYETKNGTGTGELLIYVDAPDGYPLGASFLKEPLDPGQYGVNFTLHAVPDPGCVGACESFQAGVYNVTMHVCNGQCMSHWPHSKIYDKKKTNFTITGPPPPDMKPRL, from the exons ATGAAG TCCGTCGCCGTGGTTCTTGCCGTTCTCCTGGCATATCAATGCCTGGCTGTCCTCCCCCCTCCCCGTCACCAGGGGCGGCCGGGTCTGGGTGGCAGCTGGTCTATGAGCCAGACCTTCAAGCCGAGCAATGTGAACGACAGGGACAAGTGCAAGTTCTGCGTGGATTTCGCTCATAGTGCCATCCAAACAATCGGAGAAGCCATTGTCG AGGGTGGTTTAACGAAAGGCTGCCAAGAGCTATGTTCTATTGTGGCCAACAAAACCGGCAGCGAGGCAGTGGGCCTGGCCTGTGACGGGCTGTGTGTCCTCGTGGGCTTTGACGAGTTCGTCCACGCTTTCGAAAA GGCTGACGTGGACCCGATCTACTACTGCGAGTTGCTGAATCAGTGCCCGATAGTCGACAACGGCGATGCGACAATCACCAATCTAACCGTCACTCCGAAGTCTGGACCACAAG GAGACTTTTTCGTCGACGTTGAGTATGAGACGAAGAACGGCACGGGGACGGGCGAGCTGCTGATATACGTCGATGCTCCGGACGGTTATCCGTTAG GTGCATCCTTCCTGAAGGAGCCTCTGGACCCAGGGCAGTACGGGGTAAACTTCACACTGCACGCAGTACCGGACCCAGGCTGCGTGGGCGCATGTGAAAGTTTTCAGGCTGGCGTCTACAACGTCACTATGC ATGTCTGCAATGGTCAGTGCATGAGCCACTGGCCCCACAGCAAGATCTACGACAAGAAGAAGACCAACTTCACCATCACTGGACCACCCCCACCAGACATGAAGCCACGGCTGTAA
- the LOC136433567 gene encoding L-2-hydroxyglutarate dehydrogenase, mitochondrial-like isoform X2, with product MAAHGKFVFRVCTGILGRNASLLKPHTASASLQIIAIGRRQFCSSNTGQTAEFDVVIVGGGIVGLAAARELLLRHPQLKLAVLEKEKELASHQSGHNSGVIHSGIYYTPGSLKARLCVEGLELAYKYCDDNNIPYKKCGKLIVAVDQEEVPRLEKLYERGQQNGVKGLRLVGAEEIREMEPHCRVVKALDSPNTGIVDWGEVAKSYGSNFQQNGGQVFTEFEVTDFKTTKESQGDSAEGLKYPVTIVGQNKQTVQARYVLSCGGLYSDRLAEKSGCSSVPKIVGFRGDYLLLKPEKCHLVKGNIYPVPNPAFPFLGVHFTPRMDGSMWLGPNAVLAFKREGYKLLDFNLKDTVDALGFKGLRKLVYKHWQFGVGELYRGFNMAAQVKQLQRYVPELRVQDVTRGPSGVRAQALDEEGQLVDDFVFDGGVGELGSRMLHVRNAPSPAATSSLAIAKMIADEVQNKFEL from the exons ATGGCGGCTCACGGAAAATTTGTCTTCCGGGTTTGTACCGGAATTTTGGGCAGAAATGCGTCGCTTTTAAAGCCGCACACAGCTAGTGCTTCATTACAGATAATAGCGATAGGGAGGAGACAGTTTTGTAGCAG TAATACAGGGCAGACGGCCGAGTTTGATGTGGTGATAGTTGGAGGAGGGATTGTTGGCTTGGCTGCTGCTCGGGAGCTCCTTCTCAGACACCCACAACTCAAGCTAGCTGTCCTGGAGAAAGAGAAGGAGCTAG CATCCCATCAGAGCGGGCACAACAGCGGAGTGATCCACAGCGGCATCTACTACACACCTGGCTCTCTGAAGGCACGGCTGTGTGTGGAGGGGCTGGAGCTGGCCTACAAGTACTGTGATGACAACAACATTCCATACAAGAAGTGTGGAAAG CTGATAGTAGCGGTAGACCAGGAGGAGGTACCGAGGCTAGAGAAGCTGTATGAACGAGGACAGCAGAACGGCGTGAAGGGACTCCGCCTCGTCGGGGCTGAGGAGATCAGGGAGATGGAGCCGCACTGTCGGGTGG TAAAAGCTCTGGACTCCCCCAACACTGGAATAGTGGACTGGGGTGAGGTGGCAAAATCCTATGGCAGCAACTTCCAGCAAAATGGGGGACAGGTTTTCACTGAGTTTGAGGTTACAGATTTCAAAACAACCAAGGAGAGCCAAGGAGACAGTGCAGAAG GTCTGAAGTATCCTGTGACAATAGTCGGGCAAAACAAG CAAACAGTCCAGGCGCGGTACGTGTTGTCCTGCGGGGGCCTTTACTCAGACAGACTGGCGGAGAAGTCAGGGTGCAGCAGTGTGCCAAAGATTGTGGGGTTCCGGGGGGACTACCTGCTGCTGAAGCCGGAGAAGTGCCACCTGGTCAAGGGCAACATCTACCCT GTTCCCAACCCTGCATTCCCCTTCCTGGGGGTCCACTTCACACCAAGGATGGATGGTAGCATGTGGCTCGGGCCAAACGCTGTCCTTGCTTTCAAGAGGGAAGGCTACAAGCTACTGGATTTCAACCTTAAGGACACTGTAGATGCTCTAGGCTTCAA GGGGCTGCGTAAACTGGTGTACAAACACTGGCAGTTCGGTGTGGGGGAGCTGTATAGAGGcttcaacatggccgcccagGTCAAACAGCTGCAGAGATATGTGCCTGAACTCAGGGTACAGGACGTCACCAG GGGCCCGTCAGGTGTGCGTGCCCAGGCCCTGGACGAGGAGGGGCAGCTAGTGGATGACTTTGTGTTCGACGGCGGAGTCGGAGAGCTGGGCAGTCGGATGTTACATGTCAGGAACGCCCCGTCTCCTGCCGCCACCTCGTCTCTCGCCATCGCCAAAATGATCGCGGATGAGGTCCAGAACAAGTTTGAACTTTAA